From Trichomycterus rosablanca isolate fTriRos1 chromosome 27, fTriRos1.hap1, whole genome shotgun sequence, a single genomic window includes:
- the polr2m gene encoding protein GRINL1A — MEGQGLLGDLNSKSKEELCDILNRQEKILQNKRFIQTLPDKGKKIFDFVEKVRHALAIKEEDEKTQASLASVRAEFQSRYQQALTRRQHIASNIKHVSGSTRKKDADSVVDVNAVGSGSVGVQNPETEESSCSDATASGSADTSKDDDLVKRLERITLSKDTSTDAVKNLPTENPFQGTLHHKKPHYIEVLSKSEECVQKHRFKPNQLPMKSASPSPVQSPGRDSPLSVEARRQRDRKHLDDITAAKLPPLHHKPAQLLSLEESVTLQQEQTKKYQELQAKLAAQKLTEGLAIGMSSYSPDGGAQAAYREVHDDGELSEED, encoded by the exons ATGGAGGGACAGGGTTTACTTGGCGATTTAAACAGTAAGAGTAAAGAGGAGCTGTGCGACATACTGAACCGACAAGAAAAAATACTACAAAATAA GAGGTTTATTCAAACTCTTCCAGATAAGGGAAAGAAAATCTTTGACTTCGTGGAGAAAGTTCGCCATGCTCTGGCAATTAAAGAAGAGGATGAGAAGACACAGGCCAGTCTGGCGTCAGTTCGAGCTGAATTTCAGAGCAGATACCAGCAGGCTTTAACTCGGCGCCAGCACATAGCCTCCAACATCAAACATGTTTCAGGATCAACACGTAAAAAGGATGCGGACTCGGTGGTCGATGTGAACGCAGTGGGCTCGGGGTCTGTCGGTGTACAAAATCCTGAAACAGAAGAGAGCTCATGCAGCGATGCAACAGCATCAGGAAGTGCAGATACGTCTAAAGACGATGACCTGGTGAAAAGACTGGAACGAATTACTCTTTCTAAAGATACATCTACTGATGCTGTTAAAAACCTTCCAACTGAAAATCCATTCCAGGGCACTTTGCATCACAAGAAGCCACATTACATCGAAGTGCTGAGCAAATCTGAGGAATGTGTGCAGAAACACAGATTCAAGCCTAATCA ACTACCTATGAAGTCGGCCTCTCCGTCTCCCGTTCAGTCTCCGGGCAGGGACTCTCCCCTCAGTGTCGAGGCTCGGCGACAGAGGGACAGGAAGCACCTTGATGATATCACAGCTGCCAAACTACCTCCTTTACATCACAAACCTGCACAGCTGCTTTCACTGGAGGAGTCAGTCACCCTCCAGCAGGAACAGACAAAGAAGTATCAG GAGCTTCAAGCTAAACTGGCAGCCCAGAAGCTGACTGAAGGTCTTGCAATTGGCATGAGCAGCTACAGTCCTGATGGGGGCGCACAGGCTGCGTACAGGGAGGTGCATGATGATGGAGAGCTTTCGGAGGAGGACTGA